The sequence below is a genomic window from Proteus vulgaris.
CCACTAATAGCACGTTGATGAGTCACAGGAAAATGCGTTTCTATTAGCGCTGGAAGTTCATCAACAATATAGTCGTACATATTGTAATGAGCATTCCATGGCGATTGTGTCGCATTAAGGTAAAAACCAGCGCCTTGTCCTAAATCATAAGCACTATCATCAGCGACATTTTCACCGCGAGGGCTAGTATCAGGTACCACTAAAACAATACCGTGTTGTGCTGCAAATTGTTGAGCACCTGATTTAGTAATAAAATTTTGCTCGTTGCAGGTTAAGCCTGATAACCAATATAAAACAGGGTATTTTTGCTCTTCTTCCATAGGAGGAAGATAGATAGCAAATTTCATCTCACAATTTAACGTCTTTGATGTATGTTGATAAACTTCTTGCCAACCACCAAAACAGGCGTGACGTTCAATCCTTTCCATTTTGACTCCTTTAAAAACAAAGACAAACCTATGAGACATAGGCTTGAGAATGATTAATCGAAATGAATAACAGTTCGGATTGATTTACCTTCGTGCATTAAATCAAAAGCTTCATTAATTTTGTCTAACGGTAGTTTATGGGTAACGAAAGGCTTAAGTTCGATATTACCTTTCATTGCATCCTCAACCATACCGGGTAATTGGCTACGGCCTTTAACACCGCCAAAAGCAGTACCTTTCCATGAGCGCCCTGTAACTAATTGGAATGGACGAGTTGAGATCTCTTGCCCAGCACCAGCTACACCAATAATAATGGATTGACCCCAACCACGATGCGCACTTTCTAATGCAGCTCTCATGACATTGACGTTTCCAATACATTCAAAAGTATGGTCAATACCCCATTGTGTCATTTCAACAAGGACTTGCTGAATAGGCTTGTCGTAGTCATTAGGGTTTAAGCAGTCAGTTGCACCAAACTGGCGCGCTAATGCAAATTTTTCAGGATTTGTATCGATAGCAAAAATACGACCTGCTTTGGCTTGTCTTGCACCTTGAAGAACGGCAAGACCAATACCGCCTAAACCAAAAACAGCAACAGAGTCACCTTCTTGTACTTTTGCCGTATTGTGAACTGCACCAATACCGGTTGTTACGCCACAACCTAATAAGCAAACTTCTTCGTGATTGGCTTCTGGATTGATTTTTGCCAGAGAAACTTCAGCCACTACAGTGTATTCGCTAAAAGTAGAGCATCCCATATAGTGATAAATAGGTTGTCCGTTGTAAGAAAAACGTGTTGTCCCATCTGGCATTAAACCCTTACCTTGCGTTGCTCTGACTGCAACACATAAGTTTGTTTTGCCTGATTTGCAAAATAGACATTCGCCACACTCGGCAGTGTATAGAGGAATAACGTGATCGCCCGGTTTAACACTGGTGACACCTTCACCGACCTCGACAACCACACCAGCGCCTTCATGACCAAGAATAGCAGGGAATACACCTTCAGGATCATCACCTGAGAGTGTAAAAGCGTCTGTATGGCAAACACCTGTAT
It includes:
- the fghA gene encoding S-formylglutathione hydrolase; translated protein: MERIERHACFGGWQEVYQHTSKTLNCEMKFAIYLPPMEEEQKYPVLYWLSGLTCNEQNFITKSGAQQFAAQHGIVLVVPDTSPRGENVADDSAYDLGQGAGFYLNATQSPWNAHYNMYDYIVDELPALIETHFPVTHQRAISGHSMGGHGALTIALRNSARYSSVSAFSPIVAPSVVPWGKKAFSAYLGDDTTQWQQYDAVELINQAESVLPMRIDVGLDDPFYQEQLKPELFAQACDTKQFPYQLNLHQGYDHSYYFVASFIGEHIAFHAKHLKA
- a CDS encoding S-(hydroxymethyl)glutathione dehydrogenase/class III alcohol dehydrogenase, which produces MKSRAAVAFGPGEPLKIVEVDVMPPKAGEVLIKISHTGVCHTDAFTLSGDDPEGVFPAILGHEGAGVVVEVGEGVTSVKPGDHVIPLYTAECGECLFCKSGKTNLCVAVRATQGKGLMPDGTTRFSYNGQPIYHYMGCSTFSEYTVVAEVSLAKINPEANHEEVCLLGCGVTTGIGAVHNTAKVQEGDSVAVFGLGGIGLAVLQGARQAKAGRIFAIDTNPEKFALARQFGATDCLNPNDYDKPIQQVLVEMTQWGIDHTFECIGNVNVMRAALESAHRGWGQSIIIGVAGAGQEISTRPFQLVTGRSWKGTAFGGVKGRSQLPGMVEDAMKGNIELKPFVTHKLPLDKINEAFDLMHEGKSIRTVIHFD